From a single Callithrix jacchus isolate 240 chromosome 5, calJac240_pri, whole genome shotgun sequence genomic region:
- the HDAC5 gene encoding histone deacetylase 5 isoform X28: MNSPNESVEVKPVLPGAMPSSMGGGGGGSHSPVELRGALVGSVDPTLREQQLQQELLALKQQQQLQKQLLFAEFQKQHDHLTRQHEVQLQKHLKQQQEMLAAKQQQEMLAAKRQQELEQQRQREQQRQEELEKQRLEQQLLILRNKEKSKESAIASTEVKLRLQEFLLSKSKEPTPGGLNHSLPQHPKCWGAHHASLDQSSPPQSGPPGTPPSYKLPLPGPYDSRDDFPLRKTASEPNLKVRSRLKQKVAERRSSPLLRRKDGTVISTFKKRAVEITGAGPGASSVCNSAPGSGPSSPNSSHSTIAENGFTGSVPNIPTEMLPQHRALPLDSSPNQFSLYTSPSLPNISLGLQATVTVTNSHLTASPKLSTQQEAERQALQSLRQGGMLTGKFMSTSSIPGCLLGVALEGDGSPHGHASLLQHVLLLEQARQQSTLIAVPLHGQSPLVTGERVATSMRTVGKLPRHRPLSRTQSSPLPQSPQALQQLVMQQQHQQFLEKQKQQQLQLGKILTKTGELPRQPTTHPEETEEELTEQQEALLGEGALTMPREGSTESESTQEDLEEEEEEEEEDGEEEDCIQVKDEEGESGAEEGPNSEEPSAGYKKLFSDAQQLQPLQVYQAPLSLATVPHQALGRTQSSPAAPGGMKSPPDQPVKHLFTTGPISQKMYAVLPCGGIGVDSDTVWNEMHSSSAVRMAVGCLLELAFKVAAGELKNGFAIIRPPGHHAEESTAMGFCFFNSVAITAKLLQQKLNVGKVLIVDWDIHHGNGTQQAFYNDPSVLYISLHRYDNGNFFPGSGAPEEVGGGPGVGYNVNVAWTGGVDPPIGDVEYLTAFRTVVMPIAHEFSPDVVLVSAGFDAVEGHLSPLGGYSVTARCFGHLTRQLMTLAEGRVVLALEGGHDLTAICDASEACVSALLSVELQPLDEAVLQQKPNINAVATLEKVIEIQSKHWSCVQKFAAGLGRSLREAQAGETEEAETVSAMALLSVGAEQVQAAAAREHSPRPAEEPMEQEPAL; encoded by the exons TGGAGGTGAAGCCGGTGCTGCCAGGAGCCATGCCCAGCTccatggggggtgggggtggaggcagcCACAGCCCTGTGGAGCTACGGGGGGCTCTGGTGGGCTCTGTGGACCCCACACTGCGGGAGCAGCAACTGCAGCAGGAGCTCCTGGCGctcaagcagcagcagcagctgcagaagcAGCTCCTGTTCGCTGAGTTCCAGAAACAGCATGACCACCTGACAAGGCAGCATGAGGTCCAGCTGCAGAAGCACCTCAAG CAGCAGCAGGAGATGCTGGCAGCCAAACAGCAGCAGGAGATGCTGGCAGCCAAGCGGCAGCAGGAGCTGGAGCAGCAGCGGCAGCGGGAGCAGCAGCGGCAGGAAGAGCTGGAAAAGCAGCGGCTGGAGCAACAGCTGCTTATCCTGCGGAACAAGGAGAAGAGCAAAGAGA GTGCCATCGCCAGCACCGAGGTAAAGCTGAGGCTCCAGGAATTCCTCTTGTCGAAGTCAAAGGAGCCCACACCAGGCGGCCTCAACCATTCCCTCCCACAGCACCCCAAATGCTG GGGAGCCCACCATGCTTCTTTGGACCAGAGTTCCCCTCCCCAGAGTGGCCCCCCTGGGACGCCTCCCTCCTACAAACTGCCTTTGCCTGGGCCCTACGACAGTCGAGACGACTTCCCCCTCCGCAAAACAG CCTCTGAACCCAACTTGAAAGTTCGTTCAAGGCTAAAACAGAAGGTGGCAGAGCGGAGAAGCAGTCCCCTCCTGCGTCGCAAGGATGGGACTGTTATTAGCACCTTTAAGAAGAGAGCTGTTGAGATCACAGGTGCTGGGCCTGGGG CGTCGTCCGTGTGTAACAGCGCACCAGGCTCCGGCCCCAGCTCTCCTAACAGCTCCCACAGCACCATCGCTGAGAATGGCTTTACTGGCTCAGTCCCCAACATCCCTACCGAG ATGCTCCCCCAGCACCGAGCCCTCCCTCTGGACAGCTCCCCCAACCAGTTCAGCCTCTACACATCTCCCTCTCTGCCTAACATCTCCCTAGGGCTGCAGGCCACGGTCACTGTCACCAACTCGCACCTCACC gCCTCCCCGAAGCTGTCAACGCAGCAGGAGGCCGAGAGGCAGGCCCTCCAGTCCCTGCGGCAGGGTGGCATGCTGACCGGCAAGTTCATGAGCACATCCTCTATCCCTGGCTGCCTGCTGGGCGTGGCACTGGAGGGCGACGGGAGCCCCCATGGACATGCCTCCCTGCTGCAGCACGTGCTACTGCTGGAGCAGGCCCGGCAGCAGAGCACCCTCATTGCTG TGCCACTCCACGGGCAGTCCCCACTAGTGACGGGTGAACGTGTGGCCACCAGCATGCGGACAGTGGGCAAGCTCCCACGGCATCGGCCCCTGAGCCGCACTCAGTCCTCACCGCTGCCGCAGAGTCCCCAGGCCCTGCAGCAGCTGGTCATGCAACAGCAGCACCAGCAGTTCCTggagaagcagaagcagcagcagctgcagctgggCAAG ATCCTCACCAAAACAGGGGAGCTGCCCAGGCAGCCCACCACCCACCCTGAGGAAACAGAGGAGGAGCTGACGGAGCAGCAGGAGGCCTTGCTGGGGGAGGGAGCCCTGACCATGCCCCGGGAGGGCTCCACAGAGAGTGAGAGCACACAGGAagacctggaggaggaggaggaggaggaggaagaggatggggaggaggaggattgCATCCAGGTCAAGGACGAGGAGGGTGAGAGTGGTGCTGAGGAGGGGCCCAACTCGGAGGAGCCCAGTGCTGGTTACAAAAAG CTATTCTCAGATGCCCAAcagctgcagccactgcaggtgtaCCAGGCACCCCTCAGCCTGGCCACTGTGCCTCACCAGGCCCTGGGCCGCACGCAGTCCTCCCCTGCTGCCCCTGGAGGCATGAAGAGCCctccagaccagcctgtgaaACACCTGTTCACCACAG GCCCCATCAGCCAGAAGATGTATGCCGTGCTGCCTTGTGGGGGCATCGGG GTGGACAGCGACACTGTGTGGAATGAGATGCACTCCTCCAGTGCTGTGCGCATGGCGGTGGGCTGCCTGCTGGAGCTGGCCTTCAAGGTGGCTGCGGGAGAGCTTAAG AATGGATTTGCCATCATCCGGCCCCCAGGACACCACGCCGAGGAGTCCACAGCCAT GGGATTCTGCTTTTTCAACTCCGTAGCCATCACAGCAAAACTCCTACAACAGAAGTTGAACGTGGGCAAGGTTCTCATCGTGGACTGG GACATTCACCACGGCAATGGCACCCAGCAGGCATTCTACAACGACCCCTCTGTGCTCTACATCTCTCTGCATCGCTATGACAACGGGAACTTCTTTCCAGGCTCTGGGGCTCCTGAAGAG GTTGGTGGAGGGCCAGGCGTGGGGTACAATGTGAATGTGGCATGGACAGGAGGTGTGGACCCCCCCATTGGAGACGTGGAGTACCTTACAGCCTTCAG GACAGTGGTGATGCCCATTGCCCACGAGTTCTCACCTGACGTGGTCctagtctctgccgggtttgaTGCTGTTGAAGGACATCTGTCACCACTGGGTGGCTACTCTGTCACTGCCAGAT GTTTTGGCCACTTGACCAGGCAGCTGATGACCCTGGCAGAGGGCCGGGTGGTGCTGGCCCTGGAGGGAGGCCACGACTTGACCGCCATCTGTGATGCCTCTGAGGCTTGTGTCTCGGCTCTGCTCAGTGTAGAG CTGCAGCCCTTGGATGAGGCAGTCTTGCAGCAAAAGCCCAATATCAATGCAGTGGCCACACTAGAGAAAGTCATCGAGATCCAGA GCAAACACTGGAGCTGTGTGCAGAAGTTCGCCGCTGGTCTGGGCCGTTCCCTgcgggaggcccaggcaggtgagaCCGAGGAGGCTGAGACTGTGAGCGCCATGGCCTTGCTGTCAGTGGGGGCTGAGCAGGTCCAGGCTGCGGCAGCCCGGGAGCACAGCCCCAG GCCGGCAGAGGAGCCCATGGAGCAGGAGCCTGCCCTGTGA
- the HDAC5 gene encoding histone deacetylase 5 isoform X11, translating to MNSPNESADGMSGREPSLEILPRTSLHSIPVTVEVKPVLPGAMPSSMGGGGGGSHSPVELRGALVGSVDPTLREQQLQQELLALKQQQQLQKQLLFAEFQKQHDHLTRQHEVQLQKHLKQQQEMLAAKQQQEMLAAKRQQELEQQRQREQQRQEELEKQRLEQQLLILRNKEKSKESAIASTEVKLRLQEFLLSKSKEPTPGGLNHSLPQHPKCWGAHHASLDQSSPPQSGPPGTPPSYKLPLPGPYDSRDDFPLRKTASEPNLKVRSRLKQKVAERRSSPLLRRKDGTVISTFKKRAVEITGAGPGASSVCNSAPGSGPSSPNSSHSTIAENGFTGSVPNIPTEMLPQHRALPLDSSPNQFSLYTSPSLPNISLGLQATVTVTNSHLTASPKLSTQQEAERQALQSLRQGGMLTGKFMSTSSIPGCLLGVALEGDGSPHGHASLLQHVLLLEQARQQSTLIAVPLHGQSPLVTGERVATSMRTVGKLPRHRPLSRTQSSPLPQSPQALQQLVMQQQHQQFLEKQKQQQLQLGKILTKTGELPRQPTTHPEETEEELTEQQEALLGEGALTMPREGSTESESTQEDLEEEEEEEEEDGEEEDCIQVKDEEGESGAEEGPNSEEPSAGYKKLFSDAQQLQPLQVYQAPLSLATVPHQALGRTQSSPAAPGGMKSPPDQPVKHLFTTGVVYDTFMLKHQCMCGNTHVHPEHAGRIQSIWSRLQETGLLSKCERIRGRKATLEEIQAVHSEYHTLLYGTSPLNRQKLDSKKLLGPISQKMYAVLPCGGIGNGFAIIRPPGHHAEESTAMGFCFFNSVAITAKLLQQKLNVGKVLIVDWDIHHGNGTQQAFYNDPSVLYISLHRYDNGNFFPGSGAPEEVGGGPGVGYNVNVAWTGGVDPPIGDVEYLTAFRTVVMPIAHEFSPDVVLVSAGFDAVEGHLSPLGGYSVTARCFGHLTRQLMTLAEGRVVLALEGGHDLTAICDASEACVSALLSVELQPLDEAVLQQKPNINAVATLEKVIEIQSKHWSCVQKFAAGLGRSLREAQAGETEEAETVSAMALLSVGAEQVQAAAAREHSPRPAEEPMEQEPAL from the exons TGGAGGTGAAGCCGGTGCTGCCAGGAGCCATGCCCAGCTccatggggggtgggggtggaggcagcCACAGCCCTGTGGAGCTACGGGGGGCTCTGGTGGGCTCTGTGGACCCCACACTGCGGGAGCAGCAACTGCAGCAGGAGCTCCTGGCGctcaagcagcagcagcagctgcagaagcAGCTCCTGTTCGCTGAGTTCCAGAAACAGCATGACCACCTGACAAGGCAGCATGAGGTCCAGCTGCAGAAGCACCTCAAG CAGCAGCAGGAGATGCTGGCAGCCAAACAGCAGCAGGAGATGCTGGCAGCCAAGCGGCAGCAGGAGCTGGAGCAGCAGCGGCAGCGGGAGCAGCAGCGGCAGGAAGAGCTGGAAAAGCAGCGGCTGGAGCAACAGCTGCTTATCCTGCGGAACAAGGAGAAGAGCAAAGAGA GTGCCATCGCCAGCACCGAGGTAAAGCTGAGGCTCCAGGAATTCCTCTTGTCGAAGTCAAAGGAGCCCACACCAGGCGGCCTCAACCATTCCCTCCCACAGCACCCCAAATGCTG GGGAGCCCACCATGCTTCTTTGGACCAGAGTTCCCCTCCCCAGAGTGGCCCCCCTGGGACGCCTCCCTCCTACAAACTGCCTTTGCCTGGGCCCTACGACAGTCGAGACGACTTCCCCCTCCGCAAAACAG CCTCTGAACCCAACTTGAAAGTTCGTTCAAGGCTAAAACAGAAGGTGGCAGAGCGGAGAAGCAGTCCCCTCCTGCGTCGCAAGGATGGGACTGTTATTAGCACCTTTAAGAAGAGAGCTGTTGAGATCACAGGTGCTGGGCCTGGGG CGTCGTCCGTGTGTAACAGCGCACCAGGCTCCGGCCCCAGCTCTCCTAACAGCTCCCACAGCACCATCGCTGAGAATGGCTTTACTGGCTCAGTCCCCAACATCCCTACCGAG ATGCTCCCCCAGCACCGAGCCCTCCCTCTGGACAGCTCCCCCAACCAGTTCAGCCTCTACACATCTCCCTCTCTGCCTAACATCTCCCTAGGGCTGCAGGCCACGGTCACTGTCACCAACTCGCACCTCACC gCCTCCCCGAAGCTGTCAACGCAGCAGGAGGCCGAGAGGCAGGCCCTCCAGTCCCTGCGGCAGGGTGGCATGCTGACCGGCAAGTTCATGAGCACATCCTCTATCCCTGGCTGCCTGCTGGGCGTGGCACTGGAGGGCGACGGGAGCCCCCATGGACATGCCTCCCTGCTGCAGCACGTGCTACTGCTGGAGCAGGCCCGGCAGCAGAGCACCCTCATTGCTG TGCCACTCCACGGGCAGTCCCCACTAGTGACGGGTGAACGTGTGGCCACCAGCATGCGGACAGTGGGCAAGCTCCCACGGCATCGGCCCCTGAGCCGCACTCAGTCCTCACCGCTGCCGCAGAGTCCCCAGGCCCTGCAGCAGCTGGTCATGCAACAGCAGCACCAGCAGTTCCTggagaagcagaagcagcagcagctgcagctgggCAAG ATCCTCACCAAAACAGGGGAGCTGCCCAGGCAGCCCACCACCCACCCTGAGGAAACAGAGGAGGAGCTGACGGAGCAGCAGGAGGCCTTGCTGGGGGAGGGAGCCCTGACCATGCCCCGGGAGGGCTCCACAGAGAGTGAGAGCACACAGGAagacctggaggaggaggaggaggaggaggaagaggatggggaggaggaggattgCATCCAGGTCAAGGACGAGGAGGGTGAGAGTGGTGCTGAGGAGGGGCCCAACTCGGAGGAGCCCAGTGCTGGTTACAAAAAG CTATTCTCAGATGCCCAAcagctgcagccactgcaggtgtaCCAGGCACCCCTCAGCCTGGCCACTGTGCCTCACCAGGCCCTGGGCCGCACGCAGTCCTCCCCTGCTGCCCCTGGAGGCATGAAGAGCCctccagaccagcctgtgaaACACCTGTTCACCACAG GTGTGGTCTACGACACGTTCATGCTAAAGCACCAGTGCATGTGCGGAAACACACATGTGCACCCTGAACATGCTGGCCGGATCCAGAGCATCTGGTCCCGGCTGCAGGAGACAGGCCTGCTTAGCAAGTGCGAG CGGATCCGGGGTCGCAAAGCCACGTTAGAGGAGATCCAGGCAGTGCACTCTGAATACCACACCCTGCTCTATGGGACCAGCCCCCTCAACCGGCAGAAGCTGGACAGCAAGAAGTTGCTTG GCCCCATCAGCCAGAAGATGTATGCCGTGCTGCCTTGTGGGGGCATCGGG AATGGATTTGCCATCATCCGGCCCCCAGGACACCACGCCGAGGAGTCCACAGCCAT GGGATTCTGCTTTTTCAACTCCGTAGCCATCACAGCAAAACTCCTACAACAGAAGTTGAACGTGGGCAAGGTTCTCATCGTGGACTGG GACATTCACCACGGCAATGGCACCCAGCAGGCATTCTACAACGACCCCTCTGTGCTCTACATCTCTCTGCATCGCTATGACAACGGGAACTTCTTTCCAGGCTCTGGGGCTCCTGAAGAG GTTGGTGGAGGGCCAGGCGTGGGGTACAATGTGAATGTGGCATGGACAGGAGGTGTGGACCCCCCCATTGGAGACGTGGAGTACCTTACAGCCTTCAG GACAGTGGTGATGCCCATTGCCCACGAGTTCTCACCTGACGTGGTCctagtctctgccgggtttgaTGCTGTTGAAGGACATCTGTCACCACTGGGTGGCTACTCTGTCACTGCCAGAT GTTTTGGCCACTTGACCAGGCAGCTGATGACCCTGGCAGAGGGCCGGGTGGTGCTGGCCCTGGAGGGAGGCCACGACTTGACCGCCATCTGTGATGCCTCTGAGGCTTGTGTCTCGGCTCTGCTCAGTGTAGAG CTGCAGCCCTTGGATGAGGCAGTCTTGCAGCAAAAGCCCAATATCAATGCAGTGGCCACACTAGAGAAAGTCATCGAGATCCAGA GCAAACACTGGAGCTGTGTGCAGAAGTTCGCCGCTGGTCTGGGCCGTTCCCTgcgggaggcccaggcaggtgagaCCGAGGAGGCTGAGACTGTGAGCGCCATGGCCTTGCTGTCAGTGGGGGCTGAGCAGGTCCAGGCTGCGGCAGCCCGGGAGCACAGCCCCAG GCCGGCAGAGGAGCCCATGGAGCAGGAGCCTGCCCTGTGA
- the HDAC5 gene encoding histone deacetylase 5 isoform X7 produces the protein MLLVPKAQGLVEMLQTIYETESCFSADGMSGREPSLEILPRTSLHSIPVTVEVKPVLPGAMPSSMGGGGGGSHSPVELRGALVGSVDPTLREQQLQQELLALKQQQQLQKQLLFAEFQKQHDHLTRQHEVQLQKHLKQQQEMLAAKQQQEMLAAKRQQELEQQRQREQQRQEELEKQRLEQQLLILRNKEKSKESAIASTEVKLRLQEFLLSKSKEPTPGGLNHSLPQHPKCWGAHHASLDQSSPPQSGPPGTPPSYKLPLPGPYDSRDDFPLRKTASEPNLKVRSRLKQKVAERRSSPLLRRKDGTVISTFKKRAVEITGAGPGASSVCNSAPGSGPSSPNSSHSTIAENGFTGSVPNIPTEMLPQHRALPLDSSPNQFSLYTSPSLPNISLGLQATVTVTNSHLTASPKLSTQQEAERQALQSLRQGGMLTGKFMSTSSIPGCLLGVALEGDGSPHGHASLLQHVLLLEQARQQSTLIAVPLHGQSPLVTGERVATSMRTVGKLPRHRPLSRTQSSPLPQSPQALQQLVMQQQHQQFLEKQKQQQLQLGKILTKTGELPRQPTTHPEETEEELTEQQEALLGEGALTMPREGSTESESTQEDLEEEEEEEEEDGEEEDCIQVKDEEGESGAEEGPNSEEPSAGYKKLFSDAQQLQPLQVYQAPLSLATVPHQALGRTQSSPAAPGGMKSPPDQPVKHLFTTGVVYDTFMLKHQCMCGNTHVHPEHAGRIQSIWSRLQETGLLSKCERIRGRKATLEEIQAVHSEYHTLLYGTSPLNRQKLDSKKLLGPISQKMYAVLPCGGIGNGFAIIRPPGHHAEESTAMGFCFFNSVAITAKLLQQKLNVGKVLIVDWDIHHGNGTQQAFYNDPSVLYISLHRYDNGNFFPGSGAPEEVGGGPGVGYNVNVAWTGGVDPPIGDVEYLTAFRTVVMPIAHEFSPDVVLVSAGFDAVEGHLSPLGGYSVTARCFGHLTRQLMTLAEGRVVLALEGGHDLTAICDASEACVSALLSVELQPLDEAVLQQKPNINAVATLEKVIEIQSKHWSCVQKFAAGLGRSLREAQAGETEEAETVSAMALLSVGAEQVQAAAAREHSPRPAEEPMEQEPAL, from the exons TGGAGGTGAAGCCGGTGCTGCCAGGAGCCATGCCCAGCTccatggggggtgggggtggaggcagcCACAGCCCTGTGGAGCTACGGGGGGCTCTGGTGGGCTCTGTGGACCCCACACTGCGGGAGCAGCAACTGCAGCAGGAGCTCCTGGCGctcaagcagcagcagcagctgcagaagcAGCTCCTGTTCGCTGAGTTCCAGAAACAGCATGACCACCTGACAAGGCAGCATGAGGTCCAGCTGCAGAAGCACCTCAAG CAGCAGCAGGAGATGCTGGCAGCCAAACAGCAGCAGGAGATGCTGGCAGCCAAGCGGCAGCAGGAGCTGGAGCAGCAGCGGCAGCGGGAGCAGCAGCGGCAGGAAGAGCTGGAAAAGCAGCGGCTGGAGCAACAGCTGCTTATCCTGCGGAACAAGGAGAAGAGCAAAGAGA GTGCCATCGCCAGCACCGAGGTAAAGCTGAGGCTCCAGGAATTCCTCTTGTCGAAGTCAAAGGAGCCCACACCAGGCGGCCTCAACCATTCCCTCCCACAGCACCCCAAATGCTG GGGAGCCCACCATGCTTCTTTGGACCAGAGTTCCCCTCCCCAGAGTGGCCCCCCTGGGACGCCTCCCTCCTACAAACTGCCTTTGCCTGGGCCCTACGACAGTCGAGACGACTTCCCCCTCCGCAAAACAG CCTCTGAACCCAACTTGAAAGTTCGTTCAAGGCTAAAACAGAAGGTGGCAGAGCGGAGAAGCAGTCCCCTCCTGCGTCGCAAGGATGGGACTGTTATTAGCACCTTTAAGAAGAGAGCTGTTGAGATCACAGGTGCTGGGCCTGGGG CGTCGTCCGTGTGTAACAGCGCACCAGGCTCCGGCCCCAGCTCTCCTAACAGCTCCCACAGCACCATCGCTGAGAATGGCTTTACTGGCTCAGTCCCCAACATCCCTACCGAG ATGCTCCCCCAGCACCGAGCCCTCCCTCTGGACAGCTCCCCCAACCAGTTCAGCCTCTACACATCTCCCTCTCTGCCTAACATCTCCCTAGGGCTGCAGGCCACGGTCACTGTCACCAACTCGCACCTCACC gCCTCCCCGAAGCTGTCAACGCAGCAGGAGGCCGAGAGGCAGGCCCTCCAGTCCCTGCGGCAGGGTGGCATGCTGACCGGCAAGTTCATGAGCACATCCTCTATCCCTGGCTGCCTGCTGGGCGTGGCACTGGAGGGCGACGGGAGCCCCCATGGACATGCCTCCCTGCTGCAGCACGTGCTACTGCTGGAGCAGGCCCGGCAGCAGAGCACCCTCATTGCTG TGCCACTCCACGGGCAGTCCCCACTAGTGACGGGTGAACGTGTGGCCACCAGCATGCGGACAGTGGGCAAGCTCCCACGGCATCGGCCCCTGAGCCGCACTCAGTCCTCACCGCTGCCGCAGAGTCCCCAGGCCCTGCAGCAGCTGGTCATGCAACAGCAGCACCAGCAGTTCCTggagaagcagaagcagcagcagctgcagctgggCAAG ATCCTCACCAAAACAGGGGAGCTGCCCAGGCAGCCCACCACCCACCCTGAGGAAACAGAGGAGGAGCTGACGGAGCAGCAGGAGGCCTTGCTGGGGGAGGGAGCCCTGACCATGCCCCGGGAGGGCTCCACAGAGAGTGAGAGCACACAGGAagacctggaggaggaggaggaggaggaggaagaggatggggaggaggaggattgCATCCAGGTCAAGGACGAGGAGGGTGAGAGTGGTGCTGAGGAGGGGCCCAACTCGGAGGAGCCCAGTGCTGGTTACAAAAAG CTATTCTCAGATGCCCAAcagctgcagccactgcaggtgtaCCAGGCACCCCTCAGCCTGGCCACTGTGCCTCACCAGGCCCTGGGCCGCACGCAGTCCTCCCCTGCTGCCCCTGGAGGCATGAAGAGCCctccagaccagcctgtgaaACACCTGTTCACCACAG GTGTGGTCTACGACACGTTCATGCTAAAGCACCAGTGCATGTGCGGAAACACACATGTGCACCCTGAACATGCTGGCCGGATCCAGAGCATCTGGTCCCGGCTGCAGGAGACAGGCCTGCTTAGCAAGTGCGAG CGGATCCGGGGTCGCAAAGCCACGTTAGAGGAGATCCAGGCAGTGCACTCTGAATACCACACCCTGCTCTATGGGACCAGCCCCCTCAACCGGCAGAAGCTGGACAGCAAGAAGTTGCTTG GCCCCATCAGCCAGAAGATGTATGCCGTGCTGCCTTGTGGGGGCATCGGG AATGGATTTGCCATCATCCGGCCCCCAGGACACCACGCCGAGGAGTCCACAGCCAT GGGATTCTGCTTTTTCAACTCCGTAGCCATCACAGCAAAACTCCTACAACAGAAGTTGAACGTGGGCAAGGTTCTCATCGTGGACTGG GACATTCACCACGGCAATGGCACCCAGCAGGCATTCTACAACGACCCCTCTGTGCTCTACATCTCTCTGCATCGCTATGACAACGGGAACTTCTTTCCAGGCTCTGGGGCTCCTGAAGAG GTTGGTGGAGGGCCAGGCGTGGGGTACAATGTGAATGTGGCATGGACAGGAGGTGTGGACCCCCCCATTGGAGACGTGGAGTACCTTACAGCCTTCAG GACAGTGGTGATGCCCATTGCCCACGAGTTCTCACCTGACGTGGTCctagtctctgccgggtttgaTGCTGTTGAAGGACATCTGTCACCACTGGGTGGCTACTCTGTCACTGCCAGAT GTTTTGGCCACTTGACCAGGCAGCTGATGACCCTGGCAGAGGGCCGGGTGGTGCTGGCCCTGGAGGGAGGCCACGACTTGACCGCCATCTGTGATGCCTCTGAGGCTTGTGTCTCGGCTCTGCTCAGTGTAGAG CTGCAGCCCTTGGATGAGGCAGTCTTGCAGCAAAAGCCCAATATCAATGCAGTGGCCACACTAGAGAAAGTCATCGAGATCCAGA GCAAACACTGGAGCTGTGTGCAGAAGTTCGCCGCTGGTCTGGGCCGTTCCCTgcgggaggcccaggcaggtgagaCCGAGGAGGCTGAGACTGTGAGCGCCATGGCCTTGCTGTCAGTGGGGGCTGAGCAGGTCCAGGCTGCGGCAGCCCGGGAGCACAGCCCCAG GCCGGCAGAGGAGCCCATGGAGCAGGAGCCTGCCCTGTGA